The following are encoded together in the Mammaliicoccus vitulinus genome:
- the parC gene encoding DNA topoisomerase IV subunit A yields MVEQIQNLPLEDVIGDRFGRYSKYIIQDRALPDVRDGLKPVQRRILFAMYKDGNTFERNFRKSAKTVGNVIGNYHPHGDSSVYEAMVRMSQDWKLRHVLIEMHGNNGSIDNDPPAAMRYTEAKLSKLAEVLLQDIDKETVEHIQNFDDTAMEPMVLPARYPNLLVNGSTGISAGYATDIPPHNLGEVIDATLKLIDKPTTSIDELIGHIKGPDFPTGGIIQGLDGIKKAYQTGKGKIVVRSKVEIETIRGGREQIIVTEVPFEVNKGSLVKKIDELRADKKIEGIVEVRDETDRNGLRIAIELKKDINSEGVLNYLYKNTDLQVLYHFNMVAINNRRPELLGLKQILESYIAHQKEVVTKRSLYELSQAEKRMHIVEGLIKALSILDKVIETIRASKNKRDAKENLIAKYEFTEEQAEAIVMLQLYRLTNTDIVSLEKEFDELQKTIDRLKDILQNENSLLKVIKSELRAIRKEFADDRLTEIEEKITEIKIEKEILVPSEETIVSVTHDGYIKRTSNRSYIASGVEDVGLKDGDYLLMHEKMNTQDTLIVFTSQGNYLFIPVHEIVDLKWKDLGKHISQMIPIGDDERIVSVYKETDFKQTSSYIIATKDGMIKKSTNDKFKASRITKPLVAIKLKGDDEVVSVLKITDNELITVITKNGMSLTYDTDELSDIGLKAAGVKSINLKENDSVVMTETLPDDKFVFIITDRGSVKRMKANQFVPAKRAQRGLMILKELKSKSHTIITALTSSEQETCVILSEKDRIKVNTKDFNYSERYTNGRFIIDENDFGQIINAYFEEKAIE; encoded by the coding sequence ATGGTTGAACAAATTCAAAACCTTCCTTTAGAAGATGTCATAGGTGATAGATTTGGGAGATATAGTAAATATATTATTCAAGACCGCGCACTTCCTGATGTACGTGACGGTTTAAAGCCTGTACAACGTAGAATTTTATTTGCTATGTATAAAGATGGTAATACATTTGAAAGAAATTTTAGAAAGAGTGCTAAAACTGTTGGTAATGTAATTGGTAACTACCATCCTCATGGTGACTCATCAGTTTATGAAGCGATGGTTCGTATGAGTCAAGATTGGAAGTTAAGACATGTACTAATAGAAATGCATGGTAACAATGGGAGTATCGATAATGATCCACCAGCAGCTATGCGTTATACAGAAGCGAAATTAAGTAAATTAGCTGAAGTTCTTCTGCAAGATATAGATAAAGAGACAGTAGAACATATACAAAACTTTGATGACACTGCAATGGAACCAATGGTATTACCAGCTAGGTATCCTAATTTATTAGTCAACGGTTCGACAGGGATTTCAGCAGGTTATGCGACAGATATTCCACCACATAATTTAGGTGAAGTGATTGATGCGACACTGAAATTAATCGATAAACCTACCACTTCTATAGATGAATTGATCGGGCATATTAAAGGTCCTGACTTTCCTACAGGTGGTATTATACAAGGCTTAGACGGTATTAAAAAAGCATATCAAACTGGTAAAGGTAAAATAGTCGTTCGTAGTAAAGTTGAAATTGAAACCATTAGAGGTGGCCGCGAACAGATTATTGTCACTGAAGTGCCTTTTGAAGTAAACAAAGGTTCGCTCGTTAAAAAAATAGATGAACTGAGAGCGGATAAAAAAATTGAAGGTATCGTTGAAGTTCGAGATGAAACAGATAGAAACGGTTTAAGAATAGCAATTGAACTTAAGAAAGATATAAATAGTGAAGGTGTACTAAATTATTTATATAAGAATACTGACTTACAAGTTCTTTATCATTTCAATATGGTAGCGATAAATAATAGACGCCCAGAATTACTTGGGTTAAAACAAATTCTTGAAAGTTATATTGCGCATCAAAAAGAAGTTGTGACGAAACGTTCTCTATATGAATTGTCACAAGCTGAAAAGAGAATGCATATTGTAGAAGGTTTAATTAAAGCTTTATCTATTCTTGATAAAGTAATAGAAACGATAAGAGCATCGAAAAATAAACGAGATGCTAAAGAGAACTTAATCGCTAAATATGAATTTACAGAAGAACAAGCTGAAGCTATTGTAATGTTACAATTATATAGATTAACAAATACAGATATTGTTTCACTTGAAAAAGAATTTGATGAATTACAAAAAACGATAGATAGACTTAAAGATATTCTACAAAATGAAAATTCTTTATTAAAAGTTATTAAAAGTGAATTAAGAGCGATTCGTAAAGAATTTGCAGATGACCGATTAACTGAAATTGAAGAAAAAATAACTGAAATTAAGATAGAAAAAGAAATACTTGTACCTAGTGAGGAAACGATTGTTTCTGTTACACATGACGGATATATTAAACGCACATCTAATAGAAGTTATATCGCGAGTGGTGTTGAAGATGTTGGGCTTAAAGATGGTGATTACTTATTAATGCATGAAAAGATGAATACACAAGATACATTAATCGTATTCACTTCACAAGGTAATTATTTATTTATCCCTGTGCATGAAATTGTTGACTTAAAATGGAAAGATTTAGGGAAGCATATTTCTCAAATGATTCCGATAGGTGATGATGAGAGAATTGTTTCTGTATATAAAGAAACTGATTTCAAGCAAACATCTAGTTATATTATTGCTACAAAAGATGGCATGATTAAAAAGTCTACAAATGATAAATTTAAAGCTTCTAGAATTACAAAACCTTTAGTTGCAATTAAACTTAAGGGCGACGACGAGGTTGTATCTGTTCTGAAAATTACAGACAACGAACTTATTACGGTTATTACAAAAAACGGTATGAGTTTAACGTATGATACTGATGAATTGTCTGATATTGGGTTAAAAGCAGCAGGCGTTAAATCTATAAACTTAAAAGAGAATGACAGTGTCGTTATGACGGAAACATTACCAGATGATAAATTTGTATTCATCATTACAGATCGTGGCTCTGTGAAAAGAATGAAGGCTAATCAATTTGTACCTGCCAAAAGAGCTCAGCGTGGTTTAATGATATTAAAAGAATTAAAATCTAAGTCACATACAATTATTACAGCACTAACAAGTTCAGAGCAAGAAACGTGTGTCATTTTATCAGAAAAAGATCGTATAAAAGTTAACACGAAAGACTTTAATTATAGTGAACGATATACTAACGGTAGGTTTATTATTGATGAAAATGATTTCGGACAAATTATAAATGCTTATTTTGAAGAAAAAGCAATAGAATAA
- the parE gene encoding DNA topoisomerase IV subunit B, with translation MNKEAKVQYGEDSIQVLEGLEAVRKRPGMYIGSTDVRGLHHLVYEIVDNSVDEILNGFGTEIEVTIHKDDSISVSDNGRGMPTGLHKTGKPTPEVIFTVLHAGGKFGQGGYKTAGGLHGVGASVVNALSEWLEVTIYRDGYIYKQKFKDGGTPVTTLEKKGKTRKTGTTVHFKPDSKIFKTSTHYNFETLCERLQESAFLLKALKIKITDLRSDEPREVFYHYEDGIKEFVKYLNEGKDVLHDVALFTGESNQIEVDISFQFNDQYSETILSFVNNVRTKDGGTHETALKAAFTRVFNEYARKIGEIKQKDKNLDGSDIREGLTAIISVRIPEDLLQFEGQTKSKLGTNEARAAVDSVMSDQLPFYLEEKGQLSKSLLKKAVKASQAREAARKAREEARNGKKNKRKETLLSGKLTPAQSKNTEKNELYLVEGDSAGGSAKLGRDRKFQAILPLRGKVINTEKAKLDDIFKNEEINTIIHTIGAGVGADFNVEDSNYNKVIIMTDADTDGAHIQVLLLTFFFKYMRPLLAAGKVYIALPPLYKLEKGKGKSKQVEYAWTDEDLDELMKKIGKGFSLQRYKGLGEMNADQLWETTMDPETRTLIRVSIDDEVRSQRRVTTLMGDKVEPRREWIERHVQFGMQEDQSILESEDIQVLDDEIESLEGEVK, from the coding sequence TTGAATAAAGAAGCAAAAGTTCAATATGGTGAAGATTCAATACAAGTACTGGAAGGGTTAGAAGCAGTAAGAAAAAGACCCGGAATGTATATTGGTTCAACAGATGTTCGCGGACTTCACCATTTAGTATATGAAATAGTAGATAATTCTGTTGATGAAATTTTAAATGGATTTGGAACTGAAATCGAAGTGACAATTCATAAAGATGATAGTATTTCTGTTTCTGATAATGGGAGAGGGATGCCAACAGGATTACATAAAACTGGAAAACCAACACCTGAAGTTATTTTCACAGTACTTCATGCAGGCGGGAAATTTGGCCAAGGTGGCTATAAAACAGCTGGAGGATTGCATGGTGTAGGTGCATCAGTTGTCAACGCCTTAAGTGAATGGTTGGAAGTAACAATATATAGAGATGGTTATATTTACAAACAAAAATTTAAAGACGGCGGTACACCAGTTACAACATTAGAAAAAAAGGGGAAAACACGTAAAACGGGTACAACTGTTCATTTTAAACCGGATTCTAAAATCTTTAAAACTTCTACTCATTATAATTTTGAGACGTTATGTGAGAGATTACAAGAATCTGCTTTCTTATTAAAAGCTTTGAAAATTAAAATAACTGATTTAAGAAGTGATGAGCCTAGAGAAGTCTTTTATCATTATGAAGATGGTATTAAAGAATTCGTTAAATATTTAAATGAAGGTAAAGATGTACTTCATGATGTCGCGCTATTCACTGGCGAGTCAAATCAAATAGAAGTTGATATCAGTTTTCAATTTAATGATCAATATTCTGAAACAATCTTAAGCTTTGTTAACAATGTTCGTACTAAAGATGGTGGTACACATGAAACAGCATTAAAAGCTGCCTTTACAAGAGTGTTTAATGAGTATGCTCGTAAAATCGGTGAGATTAAACAAAAGGATAAAAACTTAGACGGTAGTGATATTCGTGAAGGGTTAACAGCTATTATTTCTGTGAGAATACCTGAAGATTTATTACAATTTGAAGGGCAAACTAAATCTAAACTCGGGACAAATGAGGCTCGTGCAGCAGTAGATTCTGTTATGTCTGACCAGCTACCTTTCTATTTAGAAGAGAAGGGACAGCTATCTAAATCTTTACTTAAAAAAGCTGTTAAAGCTTCTCAAGCTCGTGAAGCTGCAAGAAAAGCGCGTGAAGAGGCAAGAAATGGTAAGAAAAACAAACGTAAAGAAACGTTATTGTCTGGTAAATTAACGCCAGCACAAAGTAAAAACACTGAAAAAAACGAACTTTATTTAGTTGAGGGTGATTCCGCAGGGGGTTCAGCTAAATTAGGTAGAGACCGTAAATTTCAAGCGATTTTACCGTTAAGAGGTAAAGTCATAAATACTGAAAAAGCTAAACTAGATGATATCTTTAAAAATGAAGAGATTAACACGATCATTCATACGATTGGAGCAGGCGTTGGAGCTGACTTTAATGTTGAAGATAGTAATTACAATAAAGTCATTATTATGACTGATGCTGATACAGATGGTGCTCATATTCAAGTCTTATTGCTAACTTTCTTCTTTAAATATATGAGGCCGCTATTAGCAGCTGGAAAAGTATATATTGCATTACCACCTTTATATAAATTAGAAAAAGGTAAAGGTAAAAGCAAACAAGTTGAGTATGCTTGGACGGATGAAGATTTAGATGAATTGATGAAAAAAATTGGAAAAGGATTCTCCCTACAACGTTATAAAGGTTTAGGTGAAATGAATGCTGACCAATTATGGGAAACAACGATGGATCCAGAAACGAGAACATTAATTAGAGTGAGTATTGATGATGAAGTGCGTTCACAACGTAGAGTCACGACGTTAATGGGCGATAAAGTTGAGCCTCGTAGAGAATGGATTGAAAGACACGTGCAATTCGGTATGCAAGAAGATCAAAGTATACTTGAAAGTGAAGACATTCAAGTACTTGATGATGAAATAGAATCGTTAGAGGGGGAAGTTAAATAA
- the plsY gene encoding glycerol-3-phosphate 1-O-acyltransferase PlsY has product MMTFVVIILSYLFGCFPSGLVLGKLFYKKDIRQFGSGNLGATNTFRVLGKKAGFIVMFLDIFKGFIVVFFPLWFNVDIPSIFVGICAVIGHVFPIFLKFKGGKAVATSAGAVLGVHPVLLIVLAIVFIIILYSTKYVSLSSMIAGIGCVIGAIIIGDLPFLIVSIAIMLILLVRHQSNIVRIFKGNEPKIKWM; this is encoded by the coding sequence ATAATGACATTTGTTGTTATTATACTTAGCTACTTATTTGGATGTTTCCCAAGTGGCCTTGTGTTAGGTAAATTATTTTATAAAAAAGATATTCGACAATTTGGAAGTGGCAATTTAGGTGCCACAAATACATTTAGAGTACTAGGTAAAAAAGCTGGGTTTATTGTGATGTTCCTAGATATATTCAAGGGTTTCATTGTAGTTTTCTTCCCATTATGGTTTAATGTAGATATTCCTAGTATATTCGTAGGTATTTGTGCAGTTATCGGACATGTATTTCCAATCTTCTTGAAATTTAAAGGCGGCAAAGCAGTTGCTACTAGCGCTGGCGCCGTTCTCGGTGTACATCCGGTATTGCTTATCGTACTAGCTATTGTATTCATTATTATTTTGTATTCAACAAAATATGTATCATTATCTAGTATGATTGCGGGTATAGGTTGTGTAATTGGTGCTATTATCATTGGCGATTTACCATTTTTAATCGTATCCATCGCCATAATGTTAATTCTACTCGTTAGACATCAATCAAATATCGTAAGGATATTTAAAGGAAATGAACCCAAAATTAAATGGATGTAA
- a CDS encoding HesB/YadR/YfhF family protein, producing MNLEITEKAIEWFKNELEFHDDQALRIFVRYGGEFQLKQGFSPAFTVDPLSASEIGFKDVKNDIPFFIDEKDLWYFEGNDLVIDLNDNGEIKYEVKTSK from the coding sequence ATGAATTTAGAAATTACTGAAAAAGCTATTGAATGGTTTAAAAATGAATTAGAATTCCATGACGATCAAGCATTACGAATTTTCGTTCGCTATGGTGGTGAATTTCAATTAAAACAAGGCTTTTCGCCAGCTTTCACTGTGGATCCTTTAAGTGCTTCCGAAATAGGTTTTAAAGATGTTAAAAATGACATTCCGTTCTTTATTGATGAAAAAGATTTATGGTATTTTGAAGGTAATGATTTAGTAATTGATTTAAACGATAATGGAGAAATTAAATATGAAGTTAAAACTTCAAAATAA
- the menI gene encoding 1,4-dihydroxy-2-naphthoyl-CoA hydrolase MenI, with amino-acid sequence MIYSETPIDVRYAETDKMGVVYHANYAIWLEVARTDYIYKAGFSYADMEKAGIISPVVDLNIKYKQSITYPEKVIIKTWISHYSPIRSIYSYEILNENREIVSTGTTTHVCLKKGSNRPIRLDKSFPEWHEAYLKIHEETEQGIDRKL; translated from the coding sequence ATGATATATAGTGAAACACCAATAGATGTAAGGTACGCAGAAACAGATAAAATGGGTGTTGTTTATCATGCCAATTATGCAATTTGGCTAGAAGTTGCACGAACAGACTACATTTATAAAGCTGGATTTAGTTATGCAGATATGGAGAAGGCAGGCATTATTTCTCCTGTAGTGGATTTGAATATTAAATATAAACAATCTATTACGTATCCTGAAAAAGTGATCATCAAAACGTGGATTTCTCATTACTCACCAATTAGGTCGATATATTCATATGAAATATTGAATGAAAATAGAGAAATAGTTTCTACAGGCACTACGACACATGTTTGCTTGAAAAAAGGATCAAACAGACCAATTAGATTAGATAAAAGTTTTCCTGAATGGCATGAAGCATATTTAAAAATTCATGAAGAAACTGAACAAGGTATTGATCGTAAACTATAA